One genomic segment of Spirochaetota bacterium includes these proteins:
- a CDS encoding potassium channel protein, which translates to MIVWDMDLKRVRQSLLLLAGIITFGTFGYHFIVGMSLFDSFYMTVITISTVGFSEIAPLGTAGRILTVIIIITGTATLAYTVGNIVKMFVEGELSKTFGRRKVEKQIANLSEHYIICGYGRIGSLICRELKSQGIDFVVIENNLQAIQSLEKDRYYYVAMDATSEEALFKAGIERAKGIVTAVESDADNVYITLTAKGIRPDIYILSRSSDEKSETKLKKAGATRVVTPYLIGGKRMAQVLIRPTVVDFVDIALMDKRLGLSMEEFRIREASGLVGKNLVESNLRKDYGVIIVAISKTDGDMIFNPQPQEVLRSGDIIVLLGKREDLMRMNIDL; encoded by the coding sequence ATGATCGTTTGGGATATGGACCTTAAGCGCGTTCGCCAGTCGCTGCTTCTCCTGGCCGGGATCATCACGTTCGGTACCTTCGGGTATCATTTTATCGTGGGGATGAGCCTGTTCGATTCGTTTTACATGACCGTAATCACCATCAGCACTGTCGGCTTTTCCGAAATCGCCCCCCTGGGGACCGCGGGTCGGATACTCACCGTGATCATCATTATCACCGGTACGGCGACACTGGCGTACACGGTCGGAAATATCGTAAAAATGTTCGTCGAGGGGGAGCTCTCAAAGACATTCGGGAGGCGCAAGGTGGAAAAACAGATCGCAAACCTGAGCGAGCATTACATAATATGCGGATACGGGCGCATCGGGAGCCTTATCTGCAGGGAGCTCAAATCGCAGGGTATCGATTTCGTGGTGATCGAAAATAACCTGCAGGCGATACAGTCGCTTGAGAAGGATCGGTACTATTATGTGGCCATGGACGCGACCTCGGAGGAGGCGCTGTTCAAGGCCGGGATCGAGCGCGCGAAGGGAATCGTGACCGCGGTGGAGTCGGACGCCGACAATGTCTATATCACCCTGACGGCGAAGGGTATCCGTCCGGATATTTACATATTATCCCGCTCCTCCGACGAAAAATCGGAGACGAAGCTGAAAAAGGCCGGGGCGACCAGGGTGGTAACCCCGTACCTGATTGGCGGCAAGAGGATGGCGCAAGTGCTCATTCGCCCCACCGTGGTCGACTTCGTCGATATCGCGCTCATGGACAAGCGCCTGGGGCTTTCCATGGAGGAATTCAGGATCAGGGAGGCGTCCGGACTCGTGGGTAAAAACCTGGTGGAGAGCAACCTCCGAAAGGATTACGGGGTTATAATCGTAGCCATAAGCAAAACGGACGGGGACATGATTTTCAATCCGCAGCCCCAGGAAGTGCTCAGGAGCGGGGACATCATCGTACTTCTGGGGAAAAGGGAAGACCTCATGAGGATGAACATAGACCTCTAG
- a CDS encoding alpha/beta hydrolase encodes MSADYSAFDHPSITSILFHPRPETGDSRGGGYTDLLIPVEGSVSIGCRFYAARQDAPLFIFFHGNGEIVEDYADLGPLFVQMGINFIPVDYRGYGRSGGKPSVSSMMKDALVAFTFIKSYARQNGFIGPLVIMGRSLGSASALEIASANPGEIKGLIIESGFANAVPLLRLLGVNTQALGIRNDPVFRNAEKIKGYPGPTLIIHAERDHIIPYADGVELFQASPSPDKEMYTISRADHNTIFYYGMKDYLAAVGRLVAKLSGQR; translated from the coding sequence ATGAGCGCCGATTATTCCGCATTCGATCATCCCTCGATTACTTCAATACTTTTTCATCCGCGCCCTGAAACCGGCGATTCCCGTGGCGGGGGATACACGGACCTGCTTATCCCCGTGGAGGGATCCGTTTCCATAGGGTGCAGGTTCTACGCGGCGCGTCAGGACGCGCCGCTATTCATATTTTTTCACGGGAACGGTGAGATCGTCGAGGATTACGCCGACCTTGGACCGCTCTTCGTGCAGATGGGAATCAACTTCATCCCGGTTGATTACCGCGGGTACGGCCGCTCCGGCGGAAAACCCTCGGTATCGTCCATGATGAAGGACGCGCTCGTTGCGTTCACGTTTATTAAAAGCTATGCGCGTCAGAACGGGTTTATCGGCCCCCTCGTGATCATGGGCCGTTCGCTGGGAAGCGCGTCGGCCCTCGAGATCGCCTCCGCGAATCCCGGCGAGATCAAGGGGCTCATCATCGAGAGCGGGTTCGCCAACGCGGTGCCGCTGCTAAGGCTCCTGGGCGTGAACACGCAGGCCCTTGGAATCCGGAACGACCCGGTTTTCAGGAACGCGGAAAAGATCAAGGGGTACCCCGGGCCCACCCTCATCATCCATGCGGAACGGGATCATATCATACCCTACGCGGACGGCGTTGAGCTTTTCCAGGCGTCGCCCTCGCCGGACAAGGAGATGTACACCATATCGCGGGCGGACCACAACACGATTTTTTATTACGGAATGAAGGATTACCTCGCGGCGGTCGGGCGATTGGTCGCGAAACTGAGCGGGCAGAGGTAA
- a CDS encoding alpha/beta hydrolase, protein MKNFKHITGAFVGKGGLEIFFQTWTAPKPKGILVLAHGLGEHSGRYMNIIEALDGKNISVYALDHRGHGKSAGKRGHIDAIGDFIYDLKTFVTMVHDEGKNLPLMLMGHSMGGLIACKYALTYPDDMDALVLSSAGLKIAAAIPQWKETLGKFFSKYIPALQMPNGLDANDLSHDQKVIDAYVNDPLVHNLASARFFTEFMGTGAECLDRAAELSMPLLVFHGKEDKIVDYRGSEVVYGKASTPRGAKTLHIFPDLYHETMNEAEPQKSRVIGIVSSWILAHMVKVKPAAKAKPVKAKKAAAPKAKAKKKPAPAKKKSKARK, encoded by the coding sequence ATGAAGAATTTTAAACATATAACAGGTGCTTTTGTGGGGAAGGGAGGCCTTGAAATATTTTTTCAGACCTGGACAGCTCCAAAACCCAAGGGAATACTCGTACTCGCCCACGGCCTGGGCGAGCACTCCGGCAGGTACATGAACATTATCGAGGCTCTCGACGGGAAGAACATTTCGGTATACGCGCTCGATCATCGCGGCCACGGCAAATCGGCCGGCAAGCGCGGACACATCGATGCAATCGGCGATTTCATCTACGACCTGAAAACCTTCGTCACCATGGTCCACGATGAAGGGAAAAACCTTCCCCTCATGCTCATGGGACACAGCATGGGCGGGCTCATCGCCTGCAAGTACGCCCTCACCTATCCGGATGACATGGACGCCCTCGTGCTTTCGTCGGCCGGATTGAAGATCGCCGCGGCGATTCCGCAATGGAAAGAGACCCTCGGTAAATTTTTCTCAAAGTATATCCCCGCGCTCCAGATGCCCAACGGCCTGGACGCGAACGACCTGTCGCACGACCAGAAGGTGATCGATGCCTACGTCAACGATCCGCTCGTGCACAACCTCGCGTCCGCGCGATTCTTCACGGAATTCATGGGCACGGGCGCCGAATGCCTCGATCGCGCAGCGGAGCTTTCCATGCCCCTGCTCGTGTTCCACGGCAAGGAGGACAAGATCGTGGACTACCGGGGAAGCGAGGTGGTCTATGGAAAAGCGTCGACCCCGCGCGGCGCGAAGACGCTGCATATCTTCCCCGACCTTTACCACGAGACGATGAACGAGGCCGAGCCGCAAAAATCCAGGGTGATCGGCATTGTTTCCTCGTGGATACTCGCCCACATGGTGAAGGTGAAGCCCGCGGCGAAAGCCAAACCCGTCAAGGCGAAAAAGGCCGCTGCCCCTAAGGCGAAGGCGAAAAAGAAGCCGGCGCCGGCAAAAAAGAAAAGCAAAGCGCGCAAATAG